The following proteins are encoded in a genomic region of Nomascus leucogenys isolate Asia chromosome 17, Asia_NLE_v1, whole genome shotgun sequence:
- the LOC115830806 gene encoding mucin-3A-like: MEPPLSSRIPHDSNDFYYPHHFCNHSRKCSDFYDNYDLSSYNHQFFYINDQYDSVFYTCLKHRSNHQWHHRHNASIYLETAKTPTTILVTTTTTKTTSHSITSFTSSTIYSTASTYTTAITSVSTTLGTMVTSTSMIPSSLSTDIPTSQPTTITPSSVGITGSLPMMTDLTSVYTVSSMSARPTTVIPSSPTVQNTETSSFVSMTSATTPSGRPTFTSTENTPTRSLLTSFPMTHSFSSISASSAGTTHTESISSPAATTSTLHTTAESNLSPTITTSFTTSTTMEPPSTSVATIGTGQTTFPSSTATFPETTTLIPTTDISTESLTTAITSTSAITSSVTPANTVASMTTTTSWPTVGNTLSSLTSSILYSTPVQSTEIITSHTTNTTPVSTLVTTLPTTITRSTPKSETTYHTSPTSTVTDSTTDITYSTSMTGTLFTEMALPTTSSSLLTIETATTPTTTLVTTTPETTSHSIPSFTSSIITTETTSHSSPSFTSSITNTETTSHNTLTQYFQLHFFDHHH, encoded by the exons ATGGAACCACCTTTATCCAGT AGAATCCCTCATGACAGCAATGACTTCTACTACCCCCATCACTTCTGCAATCACTCCCGCAAATGCAGCGACTTCTATGACAACTATGACCTCTCCTCCTACAACCACCAATTCTTTTACATCAATGACCAGTATGACTCTGTCTTCTACACCTGTCTCAAGCACAGAAGCAATCACCAGTGGCACCACAGACACAATGCCTCCATCTACCTTG AAACAGCCAAAACTCCTACCACAATCTTggtaaccaccaccaccaccaagaccACCTCACATAGTATCACCAGCTTCACTTCTTCGACCATTTACTCCACAGCCAGCACATACACAACTGCCATCACCTCAGTTTCCACCACCTTGGGTACCATGGTGACTTCTACATCTATGATCCCATCTAGTCTGAGTACAGATATCCCTACCTCACAACCAACAACCATCACTCCCTCATCCGTGGGCATCACTGGTTCATTACCTATGATGACAGACCTCACCTCAGTGTACACAGTCTCCAGCATGTCTGCAAGGCCAACAACTGTCATTCCCTCATCTCCCACTGTCCAGAATACAGAAACCTCATCCTTTGTCAGCATGAcctctgccaccactcccagtggGAGACCAACTTTCACAAGTACTGAGAACACTCCAACAAGGTCCCTCCTGACAAGCTTTCCAATGACACAttcattctcttctatttctgcCAGCAGTGCTGGGACCACTCACACAGAGAGTATCTCCTCACCTGCAGCCACCACCAGTACACTCCACACAACAGCTGAATCCAACCTGTCACCCACTATCACCACCTCATTCACCACATCCACAACTATGGAACCACCTTCAACATCTGTAGCAACTATAGGCACAGGGCAAACCACCTTCCCCAGCTCTACAGCCACATTCCCTGAGACCACCACCCTGATTCCTACAACTGACATTTCTACAGAATCTCTCACAACAGCCATAACTTCTACTTCTGCCATCACTTCTTCAGTCACTCCCGCCAATACAGTGGCTTCTATGACAACTACGACTTCCTGGCCCACAGTCGGTAATACGTTATCATCACTCACCAGTAGCATTTTATATTCTACACCTGTCCAGAGCACAGAAATAATCACCAGTCATACCACCAACACCACCCCTGTATCTACCTTGGTGACCACACTCCCCACTACCATCACCAGGTCTACACCTAAATCTGAGACCACCTACCATACTTCTCCCACTAGCACAGTCACAGACTCCACGACCGACATCACCTACTCCACAAGTATGACAGGTACTTTGTTCACCGAGATGGCTCTCCCAAccacctcttcctctctcctaacCATAGAAACAGCCACAACTCCTACCACAACCTTGGTAACCACCACCCCTGAGACCACCTCCCACAGTATTCCCA